A genome region from Brienomyrus brachyistius isolate T26 chromosome 23, BBRACH_0.4, whole genome shotgun sequence includes the following:
- the LOC125718801 gene encoding globoside alpha-1,3-N-acetylgalactosaminyltransferase 1-like gives MSFYIRSQTLVLYMGLTILGIILAYGLYSTNLRCSVSSNIQPISEGKRQTWWIQRGELSRTRNWNVVSPERLLYKQPSATWGRSDVMPITPWLAPIIWEETFNPELVDAIYKPMNLTIATTVFAVGKYIRFLGDFLESAEQHFMVDFKVNYHIFTDQPQEVPAVTLAAGRKIFVHLVPKLDRWQDISASRMQMIQTIIEQQVHREADYIYCQDVDAKFHFRWGAETLDRLVGQIHPWYYDLNRDQFTYERRPESTAYIPAGVGDFYYIGAMFGGTVEDVYRLVKKCHENIEIDKAKGIEAAWQEESHLNWYLLHNKPSKVLSPEYMWDDQRGKTEVMKVIRLSQILKNYAEVRENV, from the exons ATGTCTTTCTATATTCGGTCGCAGACTCTTGTGCTTTATATGGGATTAACAATACTTGG GATTATCCTTGCCTATGGCTTGTACAGTACAAATTTGAG ATGTTCCGTCTCATCCAACATCCAACCTATTTCTGAAGGAAAGAGGCAGACTTGGTGGAT TCAGAGGGGAGAACTCTCCAGAACGAGGAACTGGAATGTTGTCTCTCCTGAGAG GTTACTATACAAACAACCCAGTGCGACATGGGG GCGCTCTGATGTAATGCCCATAACCCCCTGGCTGGCACCGATCATCTGGGAAGAAACCTTTAACCCTGAGCTGGTTGATGCCATATACAAGCCAATGAATCTCACCATCGCAACCACTGTGTTTGCTGTTGGAAA GTATATCAGGTTTCTGGGTGATTTCTTGGAATCGGCAGAGCAGCACTTTATGGTTGACTTCAAAGTGAACTATCACATTTTCACTGACCAGCCGCAGGAAGTTCCAGCGGTGACTCTGGCTGCTGGAAGAAAAATCTTTGTCCATCTGGTGCCGAAGTTAGACCGCTGGCAGGACATCTCTGCTTCGAGGATGCAGATGATCCAGACCATCATCGAGCAGCAGGTTCACCGAGAGGCAGATTACATCTACTGCCAGGACGTCGATGCAAAATTCCACTTTCGCTGGGGTGCAGAAACTCTGGATCGGCTGGTGGGCCAAATACACCCTTGGTACTATGATTTGAACCGTGATCAGTTCACTTACGAACGGCGTCCTGAGTCTACGGCCTACATTCCTGCAGGGGTAGGAGACTTCTATTATATTGGAGCCATGTTTGGGGGCACAGTTGAGGATGTTTATAGACTGGTTAAAAAGTGTCATGAAAATATAGAAATAGACAAAGCAAAGGGAATAGAGGCGGCCTGGCAGGAAGAGAGTCACCTAAACTGGTACCTGCTTCACAATAAACCCTCTAAGGTTCTGTCGCCAGAGTACATGTGGGATGACCAGAGGGGTAAAACAGAAGTTATGAAAGTCATTCGACTTTCACAAATCCTTAAGAACTATGCAGAAGTAAGAGAAAACGTGTAA
- the LOC125718802 gene encoding ras-related protein Rab-39B-like, with translation MDALWQYQFRIILLGDSTVGKSSLLKRFTDGVYSDVADPTVGVDFYARSLDIEPGVKIKLQLWDTAGQERFRSITTSYYRNSVGGLLVFDLTNRKTFDHVREWHREVTEHVLPYHMVYILIGHKSDLEHDRKVSREEAERLAADLGIRYVETSAKRNTNVERAFQLLTRDIYELMKMGEIDTRDGWEGVKAGLSNKVLYPAEEEAERERSCRC, from the exons ATGGATGCTCTGTGGCAATACCAATTCAGAATCATCCTGCTCGGGGATTCTACGGTTGGGAAATCGTCTTTGCTAAAACGATTTACAGACGGTGTGTACAGCGACGTGGCGGACCCCACGGTCGGTGTGGATTTCTATGCCCGTTCGCTAGATATTGAACCGGGTGTGAAGATCAAGCTTCAGCTCTGGGACACTGCTGGACAGGAGCGCTTCAG ATCAATCACCACCTCATACTACCGCAACTCAGTAGGTGGCCTGCTGGTCTTCGACCTGACCAATCGGAAGACCTTTGACCATGTACGGGAGTGGCACCGCGAGGTCACTGAACATGTGCTGCCCTATCACATGGTCTatattctgattggccacaagAGCGACCTGGAGCATGATCGCAAGGTGTCCCGTGAGGAGGCAGAGCGGCTGGCGGCTGACCTCGGAATACGCTACGTGGAAACATCAGCTAAGCGCAACACCAACGTGGAACGCGCTTTCCAGCTGCTCACACGTGACATCTACGAGCTGATGAAGATGGGCGAGATCGACACGCGTGATGGCTGGGAGGGTGTGAAGGCCGGCCTCAGCAACAAGGTGCTTTATCCGGCTGAGGAGGAGGCTGAGAGGGAGCGGAGCTGCCGCTGCTGA